In a single window of the Kiloniellales bacterium genome:
- a CDS encoding MlaD family protein: MAKANPRTVGGFVLGAVALAVAAVAVFGTGRFFETRDTVVSFFSGSLMGLRVGAPVEMRGVLIGTVTDLWVEVDPETLEFTFPVLMEIQQSRIRGIAEVEEDRLDELIDDGLRAQLATQSLVTGQQSIQMQFLPETEVEFVETTLPYDQIPTVPSVFEQIESDVSEVMRRANILLDRVNDILSDDNRSRVGTILDNLTKTTTELEQGIDSLNRLVEDAQEVVLNVKNTDPKIQRLLDTANGTLERYGALAERSTALVEENRKGMKDFTTTGLYELTNLAVDAQGAIEQFRRVMEEMERDPARFFLGRPAEVEVQ, translated from the coding sequence ATGGCCAAGGCCAATCCTAGAACCGTTGGGGGGTTCGTGCTCGGCGCCGTCGCTCTTGCCGTCGCCGCTGTTGCCGTCTTCGGCACCGGAAGGTTCTTCGAGACACGGGACACGGTGGTCTCTTTCTTTTCTGGCTCGCTCATGGGCCTTCGCGTTGGCGCCCCGGTGGAGATGCGTGGGGTCCTGATCGGCACGGTCACGGACCTATGGGTCGAAGTCGATCCGGAAACTCTAGAGTTTACCTTCCCGGTCCTGATGGAAATCCAGCAATCGAGAATCCGCGGCATTGCCGAAGTCGAAGAGGATCGTCTCGACGAACTCATCGACGACGGGCTTCGCGCGCAGCTCGCCACACAGAGCCTGGTGACGGGCCAGCAGTCGATCCAGATGCAGTTTCTGCCGGAAACGGAGGTCGAGTTCGTAGAGACGACTCTTCCCTATGACCAGATTCCCACCGTGCCATCGGTGTTCGAGCAGATCGAGAGCGATGTCAGCGAGGTGATGAGGCGGGCGAACATACTGCTGGACCGTGTGAATGACATACTCTCCGATGACAACCGGTCGAGGGTCGGAACCATTCTGGACAACCTGACCAAGACGACGACCGAACTTGAGCAGGGCATAGACTCCCTGAACCGGCTGGTGGAGGATGCGCAGGAGGTGGTGCTGAACGTCAAGAACACCGATCCGAAGATACAGAGACTTCTCGATACCGCGAACGGGACTCTGGAGCGCTATGGTGCCCTAGCCGAGCGCAGCACGGCGCTGGTCGAGGAAAATCGCAAGGGCATGAAGGACTTCACCACGACCGGGCTCTACGAGCTGACCAACCTGGCGGTCGACGCCCAGGGTGCGATCGAGCAGTTTCGACGGGTAATGGAAGAGATGGAGCGCGACCCCGCGCGCTTCTTCCTGGGCAGGCCCGCAGAGGTGGAGGTGCAATGA
- a CDS encoding ABC-type transport auxiliary lipoprotein family protein, whose protein sequence is MRLTAAEDFPPNMPSVAWTLLVNEPQATLSLNSAKVAYIGEKKQIAYLATAEWASRAPEMVMELLVESFQNSNKILTVGDRRARIRPDFELETRLVEFFFEQTDKNAGEVRVQLETTLIKRPQRSPLATFSFESTSTVSPRSLDNIIAAFDESLRDVMEQTVEWTLQTGARA, encoded by the coding sequence GTGAGGCTGACGGCGGCCGAGGACTTCCCGCCGAACATGCCTTCGGTGGCCTGGACCTTGCTGGTCAACGAACCGCAGGCGACGCTCTCGCTCAACTCCGCGAAGGTCGCCTACATCGGCGAGAAGAAACAGATCGCATATCTCGCGACCGCTGAGTGGGCGAGCCGGGCGCCGGAGATGGTCATGGAACTGCTGGTCGAGTCCTTTCAGAACTCGAACAAGATCCTGACGGTCGGCGACCGTCGGGCGCGGATCCGGCCGGACTTCGAGCTCGAAACCAGACTCGTCGAGTTCTTCTTCGAGCAGACCGACAAGAACGCCGGCGAGGTGCGGGTCCAGCTTGAGACGACCCTCATCAAGCGCCCGCAGCGCTCGCCCCTGGCCACCTTTTCCTTCGAGTCCACCTCCACAGTCTCGCCGCGCTCTCTCGACAACATTATCGCGGCCTTCGACGAGAGCCTGAGGGACGTGATGGAGCAGACGGTGGAGTGGACGCTCCAAACCGGCGCGCGCGCCTAG
- a CDS encoding helix-turn-helix transcriptional regulator, protein MDITDLAGDKVPKIHSQTIADVEEAQDYAEAEGWDLRYIQLSPGSYTARYQSLALPGLYLSLKTHRCPALHGLGTRPRQLVPIILPVKIGRSLRCQGRAFTEAEAIVFHGRTEQDVLIQQETQLAGVYMTEAAYLAVWRAAFGPDAEMPGARGQDCIIDGPATAALKEHVARIFMKGAVSTDRHRLGTDVRTISVDIGNLLVMALSSVDWDKRQRLAGNSRQVRLHARRAREIMEAKRHEPLGLTELSAEVGISVRTLQYAFQNYFGISPTRYHMLRRLTGAHADLRRSEPSEASVTDIAFRWGFFHLGRFSMAYGKHFGEVPSKTLAQRQPRLFRTQRSPAARKPVHRVAAPPVSSTSAGGRA, encoded by the coding sequence GTGGACATCACCGACCTGGCAGGTGACAAGGTTCCTAAAATCCACAGTCAGACCATCGCAGACGTTGAGGAGGCACAGGACTACGCCGAGGCCGAGGGATGGGATCTTCGCTACATACAGCTCTCCCCCGGCAGCTATACCGCCAGATACCAAAGTCTCGCGCTTCCCGGGCTTTATCTTTCGCTAAAAACCCATCGCTGCCCTGCGCTTCATGGCCTGGGCACGCGTCCAAGGCAGCTCGTCCCGATCATCCTGCCGGTCAAAATCGGACGGTCGTTGCGCTGCCAGGGACGGGCCTTCACCGAAGCCGAAGCGATTGTATTTCACGGCCGTACCGAGCAAGACGTCCTCATACAGCAGGAGACCCAGCTGGCCGGGGTCTACATGACGGAGGCGGCCTATCTCGCCGTCTGGCGCGCCGCCTTCGGCCCGGATGCCGAGATGCCGGGCGCCCGGGGTCAGGACTGCATAATCGACGGGCCCGCGACAGCGGCGCTTAAAGAACATGTCGCAAGGATCTTCATGAAAGGGGCTGTCTCGACGGACCGCCATCGTCTCGGGACCGACGTCCGGACGATCTCGGTTGACATCGGCAATCTGCTGGTTATGGCCCTTTCGAGCGTCGACTGGGACAAACGACAGCGCCTTGCCGGGAATTCCCGGCAGGTGCGCCTCCACGCGCGACGCGCCCGCGAAATCATGGAGGCGAAGCGGCACGAGCCCCTGGGACTCACCGAGCTCAGCGCCGAGGTCGGGATCAGCGTCAGGACGCTGCAATATGCCTTTCAGAACTACTTCGGCATCTCGCCCACGAGGTATCACATGCTGCGGCGCCTGACGGGTGCCCACGCCGATCTGAGACGATCCGAGCCCTCGGAGGCCTCGGTGACGGACATCGCCTTCCGCTGGGGCTTCTTTCATCTCGGACGCTTCTCGATGGCCTACGGCAAGCACTTCGGCGAAGTGCCGTCCAAGACGCTGGCCCAGAGGCAGCCACGGCTCTTCCGGACGCAGCGTTCGCCCGCCGCGCGGAAGCCGGTGCACCGTGTCGCAGCGCCGCCGGTGTCATCAACCAGCGCGGGCGGTCGAGCCTAG
- a CDS encoding helix-turn-helix transcriptional regulator, giving the protein MSRIAPFGKGLGPKISRRQLKTIDEAREQAMVEGWDVRFLPLPSRGFVGDYARLDLPALFLVRKNYRGYSLHISGRAPGDLATVILPVKTGRSFQFQGRKVSDADLILVDRQEDIDLAIDGGIHAIVAYLPEETRLTVLRGSEPGAEYLSKPIRIVGGPEVALLKTMLGALFGPDPEAQIPDLRSPGLSGRLKDLLVAAVYGQDQDLPPWQPGSIERKARHARCARDIIEEKRHEPLTLTDLGIQVGVSVRTLQYAFQDHFGISPGRYHLLRRLAGAHTELKQADPAEVSVTQVATHWGFFHLGRFSRAYGSHFGELPSRTLSRRETRLFQGQRTPATRRAPRRPPVPDPETPRKASS; this is encoded by the coding sequence TTGAGCCGAATCGCACCTTTCGGGAAAGGTCTCGGGCCCAAGATTTCGCGGCGGCAACTCAAAACCATCGACGAAGCTCGGGAGCAGGCGATGGTGGAAGGCTGGGATGTCCGATTCCTTCCCCTCCCCAGCCGTGGCTTCGTCGGTGACTACGCTCGCCTAGATCTACCCGCTCTTTTTCTGGTGCGGAAGAACTACCGCGGTTATTCGCTGCACATCTCAGGCAGAGCACCAGGAGACCTCGCCACCGTGATCCTTCCGGTCAAGACCGGTCGGTCGTTTCAGTTCCAGGGGCGAAAGGTCAGCGACGCGGATCTGATCCTCGTCGACCGCCAAGAAGACATCGACCTGGCCATCGATGGCGGCATCCATGCGATCGTTGCCTATTTGCCAGAGGAAACCCGTCTTACAGTCCTTCGCGGTTCCGAACCGGGGGCGGAATACCTCTCGAAGCCGATACGGATCGTGGGCGGTCCGGAGGTCGCGCTCTTGAAAACAATGCTGGGCGCGTTGTTCGGACCGGATCCGGAGGCTCAGATACCGGACCTGCGCAGCCCGGGCCTCTCAGGGCGCCTCAAAGACCTGTTGGTGGCCGCTGTCTATGGCCAGGACCAGGACTTGCCCCCCTGGCAGCCCGGAAGCATCGAGCGTAAAGCACGTCATGCCCGCTGTGCCCGCGACATCATCGAGGAAAAGCGGCACGAGCCGCTGACGCTCACCGACCTCGGCATTCAGGTCGGGGTCAGTGTCAGGACGTTGCAGTACGCCTTTCAGGACCACTTCGGCATCTCGCCGGGACGCTACCATCTGCTTCGCCGGCTGGCTGGCGCCCATACCGAGCTCAAGCAAGCGGATCCGGCAGAGGTCTCGGTGACGCAAGTCGCCACGCATTGGGGCTTTTTTCATCTCGGGCGGTTCTCCAGAGCTTACGGAAGCCATTTCGGTGAGTTGCCCTCTAGGACGCTGAGCCGCCGCGAGACGCGGCTGTTCCAAGGGCAGCGGACACCGGCGACCAGGCGGGCGCCCCGCAGACCGCCGGTCCCGGACCCGGAAACGCCCCGGAAAGCGTCTTCATAG
- a CDS encoding EF-hand domain-containing protein, with protein MAKLVGHPSADLTPEGVFERMDENRDGKLNRAELRNRKMNVFFVRDKNLDSYISREEFDSLSDSVFAALDEDKDGRISGFEFNQGKLTEFETIDTNGDNVISLEEFQAFRVRIEG; from the coding sequence ATGGCCAAGCTCGTCGGCCATCCCTCGGCCGACCTAACGCCCGAGGGCGTCTTCGAGCGAATGGACGAGAACAGGGACGGCAAGCTCAACCGCGCAGAGCTGAGAAACCGCAAGATGAACGTTTTCTTCGTCCGCGATAAGAACCTGGACTCCTATATCTCGCGTGAGGAGTTCGATTCACTGAGCGATTCGGTCTTCGCCGCGCTGGACGAGGACAAGGATGGCCGGATCTCCGGGTTTGAGTTCAATCAGGGCAAGCTGACCGAGTTCGAAACGATCGACACCAACGGCGACAACGTCATCAGCCTCGAGGAGTTCCAGGCCTTCAGAGTCCGTATTGAGGGATAG
- a CDS encoding efflux transporter outer membrane subunit, translating to MSAKVLAIIFVSLFSLCACVKVGPDFEPPEAPLQDDWLEDAEAGVKAEPADFSTWWQVFEDPVLTELVETATRQNLTLQSAGLRVIEARAQLGITVGQQYPQVQDAVADYSYNKEANNAPNTRGNDRTYQNLTMGIDSTWEIDFWGKFARAIESSSASLGASVADYDDFLVILTAEVARNYVVVREAEERIRLARSNVVIQRRSLEIASSRFRAGAVSELDVQQARALLAETQSSIPFFQIQRRQARNAIAVLLGIPPSELLEIFGEDPEEELDAPEETELTLIPTAPGEVAVGIPAELLRRRPDVRRAELDTAAQSAQIGVARAQLFPAFSLGGFVGLQTAGSTDRRSNNASLTDLFKTDSFTGFIGPTVSWPFLNYGRLTNNVRVQDARLQVLIADYQNTVLEAYREVEDGLVGFLRSREQADFLTTSVTASKRSVELALLQYRNGVVDYTRVLDTQQDLVERQDELAVSQSAIAQNLILSYRGLGGGWQTRGPNDFVPPETIEVMRTRTDWGGILPPDDLGDAPDSGTAAAESDTYFRRPDF from the coding sequence GTGTCGGCAAAGGTCCTGGCGATCATCTTTGTTTCGTTGTTCTCCTTGTGTGCCTGCGTGAAGGTCGGCCCGGATTTCGAGCCGCCGGAGGCGCCGCTTCAGGACGACTGGCTCGAGGACGCCGAGGCGGGGGTCAAGGCCGAGCCCGCGGACTTCAGCACCTGGTGGCAGGTCTTCGAGGATCCGGTCCTGACCGAGCTGGTGGAGACCGCGACCAGGCAGAACCTGACCCTGCAGTCCGCCGGCCTGCGGGTGATCGAGGCGCGCGCCCAGCTGGGCATCACGGTCGGCCAGCAGTACCCGCAGGTCCAGGACGCGGTCGCCGACTACTCCTACAACAAGGAGGCCAACAACGCACCGAACACCAGGGGGAACGACCGCACCTACCAGAACCTCACCATGGGCATCGACAGCACCTGGGAGATCGACTTCTGGGGCAAGTTCGCGCGCGCGATCGAGTCCTCGAGCGCCAGCCTGGGAGCGAGCGTCGCCGACTACGACGACTTCCTGGTGATCCTGACCGCCGAGGTGGCGCGGAACTACGTCGTGGTCCGCGAGGCCGAGGAGCGCATCCGCCTGGCGCGCTCGAACGTGGTCATCCAGCGGCGCAGCCTGGAGATCGCGTCCTCGCGCTTCCGCGCCGGCGCGGTGAGCGAGCTGGACGTTCAGCAGGCGCGGGCGCTGCTGGCGGAGACCCAGTCCTCGATCCCCTTCTTCCAGATCCAGCGGCGCCAGGCGCGCAACGCCATCGCGGTGCTGCTCGGGATCCCGCCGTCGGAGCTCCTGGAGATCTTCGGCGAGGATCCGGAAGAGGAGCTGGACGCACCGGAGGAAACCGAGCTGACCTTGATCCCGACGGCGCCCGGGGAGGTCGCGGTCGGGATCCCGGCGGAGCTGCTGCGGCGCCGGCCGGACGTTCGCCGCGCCGAGCTGGACACCGCGGCCCAGAGCGCGCAGATCGGCGTCGCGCGCGCTCAGCTCTTCCCGGCCTTCAGCCTGGGCGGCTTCGTCGGCCTGCAGACCGCCGGCAGCACCGACCGCCGCTCGAACAACGCCAGCCTCACCGATCTCTTCAAGACCGACAGCTTCACCGGCTTCATCGGCCCGACGGTCTCCTGGCCCTTCCTGAACTATGGCCGCCTGACCAACAACGTCCGGGTCCAGGACGCCCGCCTGCAGGTCCTGATCGCCGACTACCAGAACACCGTCCTGGAAGCCTACCGGGAGGTCGAGGACGGCCTGGTCGGCTTCCTGCGCTCGCGCGAGCAGGCCGACTTCCTGACCACCAGCGTCACGGCCTCGAAGCGCTCGGTGGAGCTGGCCTTGCTCCAGTACCGCAACGGCGTGGTCGACTACACCCGGGTCCTGGACACCCAGCAGGACCTGGTCGAGCGCCAGGACGAGCTCGCGGTCTCCCAGTCGGCGATCGCCCAGAACCTGATCCTGAGCTACCGCGGCCTGGGCGGCGGCTGGCAGACCCGCGGGCCGAACGACTTCGTGCCGCCGGAGACGATCGAGGTCATGCGCACCCGCACCGACTGGGGCGGGATCCTGCCGCCGGACGATCTCGGCGACGCCCCCGACAGCGGCACCGCAGCCGCCGAATCCGACACATACTTCAGAAGGCCGGACTTCTAA
- a CDS encoding M20/M25/M40 family metallo-hydrolase yields the protein MGGSLSRSVRSFGTRPPAESKDADFRGPRPRRPLLPSKRQEKAVMNQRRKGTSRSFAGALLVAVFTVSFAFTTVAGSKHDPYAGLSGEDLAAVLSSFHTRVIGDEKRVKGTSKERRTAKYIAFQLRLAGYNPRLQRFDAATGELIGPEKKRYGPRRDQVISYNVIAEKKGSVDPERVLVLGAHLDSVPQNDGTGYSDNGAGAGVGLGVAQVLAKQDLPFTTVFVFFGAEESCPSYIDYCVDSGLAGTGGKKGSTAYTSTFTPQQVNDTVAMLNLDTVVGGDFLYAHGASEGSDGWVRERLLEIAAEARIDLRINPGYPIDYADGKVLYPRGTTGDWGDHFPFEEKGVEIGFIEATNWDIGDLDGYEQSEKLLNETGDGAIWHTDRDIFKFLKKTFPGRVQRQNREAVALVYRFLRDPQPPAELSPGALARREASICAEVIGKKVAGTSGELAMRDYILERLLEMGYDADIQPFEIPEDADYSGGETSFNVFAVKPGQSPTESGKEFVIGSHYDSVPQNDGNGYTDNCAGTGTNLALADVLQDEAVPVTVRFIFFGAEELGKIGSEAYVDAMDGASTGVAGEPLGDIDDVEGMLNLDTPWGGDFNYVHGASEGNEGWIREALLSIAEAKRYQWQENPGNFISVAYWYGGNGTVPQDTACVTGETYDTKAAEEGEPLTVDDFDSDELIDTSDEEGTDVSAADYCVFLPEGTTGDWSDHFPFQAQGKEIGYIEATNWDIGDFDGYQQSAELLEEFENCIASGGDTDDCGDAAGAIWHTDRDEYGFLNETFPSRIQRQSTEIMEVLLAFLRAPELPLVASVPPSAEVVSARSSDVRERILRRGLRVRLKALVEDLGNNNESIDLLIEALKRRDVNDSVLIKRIPPEAVARLEELREEFGDLLRETP from the coding sequence ATGGGCGGCTCTCTGTCACGCAGCGTCCGTTCGTTTGGGACGCGGCCGCCGGCTGAATCCAAAGATGCCGACTTTCGAGGTCCGAGGCCGCGCCGCCCGCTCTTGCCATCCAAGAGACAGGAGAAAGCGGTTATGAATCAAAGACGTAAAGGAACTTCGCGAAGCTTTGCGGGCGCACTCCTGGTGGCTGTCTTCACCGTGTCTTTCGCCTTCACGACCGTGGCTGGTTCAAAGCATGACCCTTACGCGGGCCTATCCGGAGAAGACCTGGCAGCCGTCTTGTCGAGCTTTCATACGCGCGTGATCGGAGATGAAAAGCGGGTCAAGGGAACCTCGAAGGAAAGACGAACGGCGAAGTACATCGCGTTTCAGTTGCGCCTAGCCGGCTATAACCCACGGCTGCAGCGGTTTGACGCGGCGACGGGCGAGCTGATCGGTCCCGAGAAGAAACGATACGGGCCCAGACGGGACCAAGTGATTTCCTACAATGTCATCGCTGAGAAGAAAGGCAGCGTCGACCCCGAACGTGTTCTCGTTTTGGGCGCTCATTTGGACTCGGTGCCGCAGAACGATGGCACCGGCTACTCGGACAACGGCGCCGGTGCGGGCGTCGGGCTCGGTGTCGCGCAGGTACTGGCCAAGCAAGATCTGCCGTTCACCACCGTCTTCGTCTTCTTTGGTGCCGAGGAAAGCTGTCCGAGCTACATCGACTACTGCGTCGACAGCGGCCTGGCCGGCACCGGCGGCAAGAAGGGCTCAACGGCCTACACATCGACGTTCACCCCTCAGCAGGTGAACGATACCGTTGCGATGCTGAACCTCGATACCGTCGTCGGCGGCGACTTCCTCTATGCCCATGGCGCGTCAGAGGGTTCGGACGGCTGGGTCAGGGAGCGCCTGCTGGAAATCGCGGCGGAGGCGAGGATCGACCTTCGCATCAATCCGGGCTATCCGATCGACTATGCCGACGGCAAGGTGCTGTATCCCCGGGGTACGACCGGTGACTGGGGGGATCATTTCCCCTTCGAGGAAAAGGGCGTCGAGATCGGCTTTATCGAGGCGACCAACTGGGACATCGGCGATCTGGACGGCTACGAGCAGTCGGAGAAGCTGCTGAACGAAACCGGCGACGGCGCGATCTGGCATACCGACCGGGACATCTTCAAGTTCCTGAAGAAGACCTTTCCCGGTCGGGTCCAGCGCCAGAACCGGGAAGCTGTTGCGCTGGTCTACCGCTTCCTGCGCGATCCCCAGCCGCCCGCCGAGCTTTCGCCCGGCGCCCTGGCCCGGCGTGAGGCCTCGATCTGCGCCGAGGTCATCGGCAAGAAGGTCGCCGGCACCTCCGGCGAGCTGGCGATGCGGGACTACATCCTCGAGCGGTTGCTGGAGATGGGCTACGACGCCGACATCCAGCCCTTCGAGATCCCCGAGGACGCCGACTACAGCGGCGGCGAGACCTCGTTCAACGTCTTCGCGGTCAAGCCGGGACAGAGCCCCACGGAAAGCGGCAAGGAATTCGTGATCGGATCGCACTACGACTCGGTGCCTCAGAACGACGGCAACGGCTACACCGACAACTGCGCCGGCACCGGCACCAACCTGGCCCTGGCCGATGTCCTGCAGGACGAAGCCGTGCCGGTCACCGTCCGGTTCATCTTCTTCGGCGCCGAGGAGCTCGGCAAGATCGGCTCGGAGGCTTATGTCGACGCCATGGATGGCGCGAGCACGGGAGTTGCAGGCGAGCCGCTCGGCGATATCGACGATGTCGAGGGAATGCTGAACCTCGACACGCCCTGGGGCGGCGATTTCAACTATGTCCACGGCGCGTCGGAGGGCAACGAGGGCTGGATCCGGGAAGCCCTTCTGAGCATTGCCGAGGCGAAGCGCTACCAATGGCAAGAGAACCCGGGCAACTTCATCTCCGTGGCCTATTGGTACGGCGGCAACGGGACCGTCCCGCAGGACACGGCTTGCGTGACCGGCGAGACCTACGATACGAAGGCCGCAGAAGAGGGCGAGCCCCTGACAGTCGACGACTTCGACAGCGACGAGCTGATCGACACCTCCGACGAGGAGGGCACCGACGTCAGCGCGGCCGACTACTGCGTCTTCCTGCCCGAAGGCACGACCGGTGACTGGTCCGATCACTTCCCATTCCAGGCCCAGGGCAAGGAGATCGGCTACATCGAAGCCACCAACTGGGATATCGGCGACTTCGACGGCTACCAGCAGTCGGCGGAGCTCTTGGAGGAGTTCGAAAACTGCATCGCGAGCGGGGGCGATACCGACGATTGCGGCGACGCCGCCGGGGCCATCTGGCATACCGACCGGGACGAGTACGGTTTCCTGAACGAGACCTTCCCAAGCCGGATCCAGCGACAATCGACCGAGATCATGGAGGTGTTGCTCGCGTTCCTGCGCGCGCCGGAACTGCCTCTTGTCGCCAGCGTGCCGCCGAGCGCCGAGGTGGTGTCTGCCCGCAGCAGCGATGTGCGGGAGCGCATCTTGCGGCGGGGCCTGCGCGTTCGGCTCAAGGCCTTGGTTGAAGACCTGGGCAACAACAACGAGAGCATCGATCTCCTGATCGAGGCGCTGAAACGGCGCGACGTCAACGACTCGGTGCTGATCAAGCGGATCCCGCCCGAGGCGGTCGCGCGCCTTGAAGAGCTGCGGGAGGAATTCGGAGACTTGCTGCGCGAAACACCGTAG
- a CDS encoding alanine-zipper protein, with amino-acid sequence MLIRTWSIAFVIAISVQAFLSVPVGAQTVAVDAELLRQLQELVKEQSDQLKQQSQQLGSQAQTIETLKSRVDQLERASTETQNIATQAQSTAAEAQTTATEAQTVAAKAIDTAEQTSAGQLPSNVVTSGDDKIKVTVSGQINRAVNFTDDGEETRAYFVDNDVSNSRVRWVGEGTTIDGTNLGSRIEFGISPNNSGDVSQQNETSDDFLDVRKAEGWVRNDTYGMLQFGKGQAAADDTAEYDLSLVGAVNTYSGVADLFGAIEFTESNELTGIRVDDVFFNFDGDRQNRVGIDSPVIGPGLQIAASAGDDQRYDIALKWGYDYGDWSGVQIGDFLTLGAISIRDPSINKTDWRLAGSFSAIHEPTGLGLTVSGGMDERDQRDNPHNIYAKLSWDTSFFDFGDTGFGIDYTYGKNRQADSDENQSYGIGVVQLIDAWATELYAQYRIFNYEREDEQNPDNIIAGTIGGRVKF; translated from the coding sequence ATGCTGATCAGAACGTGGTCAATCGCATTTGTTATCGCGATCTCCGTACAGGCTTTCCTCTCGGTACCGGTTGGGGCTCAGACGGTAGCCGTAGATGCGGAGCTGCTCAGGCAACTGCAGGAGCTCGTCAAGGAGCAATCCGACCAGCTCAAGCAGCAGTCTCAGCAGCTCGGTTCGCAGGCGCAGACCATTGAGACGCTCAAGTCTCGGGTCGATCAGTTGGAGCGGGCCTCGACGGAAACACAGAACATCGCGACCCAGGCGCAATCCACCGCGGCCGAGGCCCAGACAACCGCGACCGAGGCCCAAACGGTCGCCGCTAAGGCCATAGACACGGCGGAGCAGACGAGCGCTGGCCAGCTGCCAAGCAACGTCGTCACATCGGGCGACGACAAGATCAAGGTGACGGTTTCGGGCCAGATCAACCGGGCCGTCAACTTCACCGACGATGGCGAGGAAACCAGAGCGTACTTCGTCGACAACGACGTCTCGAATTCGCGCGTCCGCTGGGTCGGTGAGGGAACGACGATCGACGGCACCAATCTGGGCTCGAGGATCGAATTCGGCATCAGTCCCAACAACTCCGGCGACGTCAGCCAGCAAAACGAGACCTCCGACGACTTCCTCGACGTGCGGAAAGCAGAAGGCTGGGTCCGCAATGACACCTACGGCATGCTGCAATTCGGCAAAGGCCAGGCGGCGGCCGACGACACGGCGGAGTACGACCTCTCGCTGGTCGGTGCGGTGAATACCTACTCGGGTGTTGCCGATCTCTTCGGTGCCATTGAGTTCACCGAAAGCAACGAACTGACCGGTATCCGGGTCGACGACGTCTTCTTCAACTTCGACGGCGACCGGCAGAACCGCGTCGGAATCGATTCACCGGTCATCGGGCCGGGCCTTCAGATCGCGGCCTCGGCCGGCGACGACCAGCGCTACGACATCGCGCTCAAGTGGGGCTACGACTACGGCGACTGGAGCGGTGTGCAAATCGGCGACTTCCTGACCCTGGGCGCCATTTCGATCCGGGATCCGAGCATAAACAAGACGGACTGGCGCCTGGCGGGTTCCTTCTCGGCGATCCACGAGCCGACCGGTCTCGGCCTCACCGTTTCCGGGGGCATGGATGAGAGGGACCAGCGGGACAATCCGCACAACATCTATGCAAAGCTGAGTTGGGACACCAGCTTCTTCGATTTCGGCGACACCGGGTTCGGAATCGACTACACCTACGGCAAGAATAGACAGGCCGACTCTGACGAGAATCAGTCCTACGGCATCGGCGTCGTTCAGCTCATCGACGCCTGGGCGACGGAACTCTACGCCCAGTATCGCATCTTCAACTACGAACGCGAAGACGAGCAAAACCCCGACAACATCATCGCCGGCACGATCGGTGGGCGGGTCAAGTTCTGA
- a CDS encoding amino acid ABC transporter substrate-binding protein, giving the protein MAHSHGRPWGLRALVAIAAILISAASPASAQTLERIAETGVLKVGYREDARPFSFKGETGEPSGYAIELCREVAADVAIKLKLPELSIDYRPVSTEERFRAVAEGRIDILCGASTVTLARREIVSFSIPTFQTGISPLLRADAPAFLRESLAQRRPALPPRVVLMQAFEDRKFGVRADTTAEAWLRKSIKTLASNAEIATVDSHDEGLRQVLDGELDAYFADRAILLGMALASDRMSELVVGERLYSHEPYGLALAKGDEDFRLLVDRSLSRLYRTLAITPIYARYFGSPGRLVLALYQMNALPE; this is encoded by the coding sequence ATGGCGCATTCACATGGACGACCCTGGGGTCTTCGTGCGCTGGTCGCCATCGCGGCGATTCTGATATCGGCGGCCTCGCCGGCCTCCGCGCAGACCTTGGAACGGATCGCTGAAACCGGCGTGCTCAAGGTCGGCTACCGCGAGGACGCACGGCCTTTCTCTTTCAAGGGTGAGACGGGCGAGCCGAGCGGCTACGCGATCGAGCTCTGCCGGGAAGTCGCGGCCGACGTGGCGATCAAGCTCAAGCTGCCCGAGCTCTCGATCGACTATCGGCCGGTCTCGACGGAAGAGCGCTTTCGGGCCGTCGCGGAGGGACGGATCGACATCCTCTGCGGTGCCAGCACGGTCACCCTGGCGCGGCGGGAGATCGTCTCCTTCTCGATCCCGACCTTTCAGACCGGGATCAGCCCGCTGCTGCGCGCCGATGCACCGGCCTTCCTGCGCGAAAGCCTGGCGCAGCGCAGACCGGCGCTGCCGCCGCGCGTCGTCCTGATGCAGGCCTTCGAAGACCGGAAGTTCGGCGTGCGCGCCGACACCACGGCCGAAGCGTGGCTGCGCAAGAGCATCAAGACGCTCGCCTCCAACGCGGAGATCGCAACCGTCGACAGCCACGACGAAGGCCTTCGCCAAGTCCTCGACGGCGAGCTCGACGCCTACTTCGCCGATCGGGCGATCCTTCTGGGCATGGCCTTGGCCAGCGACCGAATGAGCGAGCTCGTGGTCGGCGAGCGGCTCTACAGCCACGAGCCCTACGGTCTGGCCCTGGCGAAGGGGGACGAGGACTTCCGCCTGCTGGTCGACCGCAGCCTCAGCCGGCTTTACCGGACGCTCGCGATCACGCCGATTTACGCCCGATACTTCGGATCTCCGGGGCGGCTGGTCCTGGCCCTCTATCAGATGAATGCCCTTCCGGAGTGA